Proteins encoded in a region of the Zea mays cultivar B73 chromosome 2, Zm-B73-REFERENCE-NAM-5.0, whole genome shotgun sequence genome:
- the LOC103649040 gene encoding LOW QUALITY PROTEIN: uncharacterized protein (The sequence of the model RefSeq protein was modified relative to this genomic sequence to represent the inferred CDS: deleted 2 bases in 2 codons), with product MAAPSLSRGGCLRHLTLGARHLPSRHLPHGAKPMAFLVLASPSRSYLQRWLPSPPRGVFSVAAPCMIPLAGVLDYSAMEVAAPSFPHLPPSVLISAPLSLLLSLPWTGPLPQLTPSSCHGARPYPSLVASVSPYLCWRLASHLPCVGRPPLRSHRWHLSVLQLVLMAMPLFPRSELAQVPSHVCSPLSVSLRAAACRRRPVSSTRARCLMGGLNWSSSLFSLFVGFSSYYATHRKWDGAMVLGGVVYTAVPFYKRVPMVEDNKMS from the exons ATGGCTGCCCCCTCCCTCAGCCGTGGTGGGTGCCTCCGCCACCTCACCCTTGGTGCTCGCCATCTCCCTAGCCGCCATCTCCCTCACGGTGCCAAGCCCATGGCTTTCCTGGTGCTCGCCTCTCCCAGCCGTTCCTATCTCCAGCGCTGGCTGCCATCTCCTCCACGAGGTGTCTTCTCCGTCGCCGCTCCCTGCATGATTCCCTTGGCCGGCGTCCTCGACTACTCAGCCATGGAGGTCGCTGCCCCTTCTTTTCCTCATCTCCCTCCATCGGTTCTGATCTCAGCGCCCCTG TCCCTGCTCCTGTCCCTCCCATGGACG GGCCCCCTCCCTCAGCTCACTCCCTCTAGCTGCCATGGAGCTCGCCCCTACCCAAGTCTGGTTGCCTCTGTTTCCCCCTATCTCTGTTGGCGGCTGGCGTCCCATCTCCCGTGCGTTGGACGGCCGCCGCTTCGTTCTCATCGCTGGCATTTGTCCGTGCTCCAGCTAGTTCTCATGGCCATGCCCCTGTTCCCTAGGTCCGAGCTCGCCCAAGTCCCTAGCCATGTCTGCTCGCCCCTCTCTGTCTCTCTGCGAGCAGCAGCATGCCGGAGAAGACCTGTGTCCTCGACGCGCGCCAGGTGTTTGATGGGAGGTTTGAACTGGAGTTCATCATTATTTTCGCTATTTGTGGGCTTCTCTAGTTATTATGCAACTCATAGGAAGTGGGACGGGGCA